A single genomic interval of Leishmania panamensis strain MHOM/PA/94/PSC-1 chromosome 25 sequence harbors:
- a CDS encoding hypothetical protein (TriTrypDB/GeneDB-style sysID: LpmP.25.1750) gives MRIPHPPETAASTAPQASIGALLSSQAAQPKVPELPTYYVVGGAVVNPHLMVSPSVQEGIREVPSLSVVPDALLRPGIGPQLNNTHATAAAVVTAGSEAYRSSVSPDRARISRGVWSSSSGGAFHWSRGSTAPLTCAASSSVATATDGAVVTVEAIHTGRLHTESAPLLQQILGSTSTTTSLGLLRRLYGTTAEDVIEVAHTNPRNGTVEPPRLQYHLAQELLPELTGAEAQLKTLASARRRIDWDVNIPTADTLPPPTIAFTTASNGAPVTTLNSVRFRVDTSTLVMERDRTTELATAVGNGPLVTGVAVNSVGVRTRTAKSALTQEEENVGLDITREDRIGSSGLYCIHHLVGLRPGLGEQVGLVRVLEYKVVVSVKELFIVPPYINASTGDLFMELNTSRQGTAKLNITGVDCGSVDPATGTLQMSDNTLTCYLVLQHGTNASAIKADSDDTLVSALGVSGTQHMHVPSVAVRIARAITAGAAASVADSLQRSARDSSGAEAHAADNFSLSLAHFNQETSGPNPAAPSGVSAGCFSRAPSPAKDGVAAGTLNSVVAQGKQTSVNQPRRNSLDVQSVAARNAAAATAVAISAAYTPATQSSAMAAAAAAAGAAGPGLRAGNGVVGTKTNSQQDTQHYLFPATNPHELRYGCYTEATRLRRLQQRKRQQAFEKAEQETATERRCQQQQQRASATPSSRSPPHGAQANTAWSNDEGDKGLSGTGVADPNSRSRPTTPLGGKERKRRQPTVEVLELEHEFDTSGPVSALVINSWEPQWSNSVGGGSSGDRASEAILGKSGGLRDADAATNRELRSPPLPTTFFFMDTLQSPLSYMRLTGWQDRLMMLFREEDMDLLHSEQRTRFKREAFQELSDGMLAAMLANSYLWNGGVSSSSGKRASTHTRRGSSTAALRNFSGVADSIFCHCNSSNNPFPALANRGFATANGSSASGGVQLNASAEVTTEKTFSVLRRLILCLAVEEERASTQLYSDTVQLCSQFCHNALLKTTALTRGTREGLQQAAAAILSTGSPVSPWKMATSSGNPDGNTELSGKDLEVLRSLQEALELSMTVMLIIGAYGEAVEYALQRVHTLCLLEGDTDALVNAAQRDLAEAYFFYGDYATAATIAEDVVMLTRQLSDDSPDAYEVVEAELLCTLACVAAGRQERLRHYVDSLELNMLPMECSSDSAACAAQPLLQAQLRLVLVLAKTYLVRSGSIGATAGVLASTKTATTTGNDSIGRKSSTVSTTVSVSTGDVVTLLREAVRLLRGKGDLQEMEQSCFTVLPSQVRPPIAVDRDGSDVTAKMVAAQKRLRWHLLYFAGAQLLQNDHEQEGIEVMESTVKELVLGQHRHAERSQRANLAAVLWVGLMLAKSRMQPGHVTDIMPMLKEMSNRVVRIRGPLHPLAARSQLLYAYVAHCVTNSRQSVSLATRSLAALECGVGPQSYDRLMAHYIIGTMAEAQQRWRPAIEHLSAAYAIAQTNRLAEDDLLLMDTQFLGALMLCPSTAVLDLDTTTLCAHSEKRLQHLRERVGPHSERLVVPLWNAAELLYLLKDAESAIDYLQQATRLLDRRGVLLVSADVLKPADVVMLEQQEAVCSGAGKEDRGESCAAQAARARERGEHLVAQRNALIQTSFDAVSQSLQLATTLFMWAAMLESQGRMTEAREKYGQSLALYEASHLGNNSLAAVHIMEALSKLLYTAGACGDALMWARKAEELLHRHYPREWALEHAAAQKIVDATEHRLLVEEGTYVVQSGLPTHSEFVELL, from the coding sequence ATGCGGATTCCACACCCACCCGaaacagcagcgtcgacaGCACCCCAGGCCTCCATTGGAGCACTTCTGAGCTCTCAGGCGGCACAGCCAAAGGTGCCCGAGCTCCCCACCTACTacgtcgtcggcggcgctgtggtgaACCCGCATCTGATGGTGTCGCCATCTGTCCAAGAGGGGATACGCGAGGTGCCGTCGCTGAGCGTCGTGCCTGACGCGCTGCTCCGCCCAGGGATTGGGCCGCAGCTGAACAATACTCatgccacggcagcagcggtagtcACTGCCGGCAGCGAAGcgtaccgcagcagcgtgtctCCGGATAGAGCTCGAATATCCAGAGGGGTTTGGAGCTCGTCCAGTGGCGGTGCCTTTCACTGGTCACGCGGGAGTACAGCGCCGCtgacctgcgccgcctcgtcctccgTCGCTACAGCCACAGatggcgccgtcgtcactgTGGAGGCAATTCACACCGGCCGTCTCCACACGGAgagcgcaccgctgctgcaacagattctcggcagcacctccacgACGACCTCGCTCGGTCTTCTGCGTCGCCTCTACGGCACGACGGCCGAGGATGTGATCGAAGTTGCCCACACAAACCCGCGCAACGGCACCGTGGAGCCGCCGCGGCTTCAGTACCACCTCGCCCAAGAGCTGCTTCCTGAGCTTACGGGGGCCGAAGCACAGCTCAAGACCCTCGCTAGTGCCCGACGGCGCATTGACTGGGACGTGAACATCCCGACTGCCGACACGCTTCCACCACCCACGATCGCCTTCACGACGGCGAGCAACGGTGCTCCGGTGACGACGCTAAACTCGGTTCGCTTTAGAGTGGACACGAGTACCCTCGTGATGGAGCGCGACCGTACGACGGAGTTGGCAACGGCCGTTGGCAACGGCCCACTGGTGACCGGGGTGGCAGTGAACTCGGTCGGTGTGCGCACTCGCACAGCGAAGTCTGCACTCAcacaagaggaagaaaatgTCGGCCTCGACATCACCCGCGAGGACCGCATCGGCAGCAGTGGGCTGTACTGCATTCACCACCTCGTTGGGCTGCGACCCGGCTTGGGCGAGCAGGTCGGGCTGGTGCGCGTGCTCGAGTACAAGGTGGTCGTGTCGGTGAAGGAACTGTTCATAGTGCCACCTTACATCAACGCCAGTACTGGGGATCTTTTCATGGAGCTAAACACCTCACGGCAAGGCACAGCCAAGCTCAACATCACAGGCGTggactgcggcagcgtggaCCCTGCTACGGGGACTCTGCAGATGAGTGACAACACGCTGACATGCTATCTCGTCTTGCAGCATGGCACAAACGCATCTGCTATCAAGGCTGACAGCGACGACACGCTCGTCAGCGCTCTGGGTGTGAGTGGTACGCAGCACATGCATGTGCCGTCCGTCGCAGTGCGCATTGCGCGCGCGATCACGGCAGGGGCAGCCGCAAGCGTCGCCGACTCCTTGCAGCGCTCTGCtcgcgacagcagcggcgcagaagCCCATGCCGCCGATaacttttccctttccctcgccCACTTCAATCAAGAGACCAGCGGGCCAAATCCTGCGGCGCCGTCAGGGGTCAGCGCTGGTTGCTTCAGCCGTGCGCCGTCCCCAGCGAAGGACGGCGTGGCCGCAGGCACGCTTAATtcagtggtggcgcagggGAAGCAAACGTCTGTCAACCAGCCGCGGCGCAACAGCCTTGATGTGCAGAGCGTAGCCGCACGCaatgccgcagcagcgacagcggtggccaTCTCGGCGGCGTATACGCCAGCGACGCAAAGCAGCGCcatggcagctgcagcggcggcggctggtgCAGCTGGTCCGGGCCTCCGCGCAGGGAATGGGGTGGTTGGCACAAAGACGAACAGCCAACAGGACACACAGCACTACCTCTTTCCTGCCACCAATCCACACGAACTGCGCTATGGTTGTTACACAGAGGCGACgcgactgcgccgcctgcagcaaCGCAAACGCCAGCAGGCATTTGAAAAGGCCGAACAAGAAACGGCGACCGAGCGACGGtgtcagcaacagcagcaacgggcATCAGCAACCCCGAGCAGCCGTAGTCCGCCGCACGGGGCGCAGGCGAATACCGCGTGGTCGAATGACGAGGGCGACAAGGGCCTGAGTGGAACCGGGGTGGCAGACCCCAACAGTCGAAGCCGACCGACGACGCCGTTGGGCGGCAAAGAGCGGAAGCGGCGCCAGCcgacggtggaggtgctggaaCTCGAGCATGAGTTTGACACGAGCGGCCCCGTCTCAGCGCTAGTCATAAATTCGTGGGAGCCACAGTGGTCAAAcagcgtcggcggtggtagTAGCGGCGACCGAGCCTCTGAGGCGATCCTGGGGAAGAGTGGCGGTCTCCGCGATGCCGACGCGGCGACGAACCGCGAGCTGCGCAGTCCTCCCTTGCCGACTACCTTCTTCTTCATGGACACTCTGCAGTCACCTCTAAGCTACATGCGGCTGACTGGCTGGCAGGACCGCCTCATGATGCTGTTCCGAGAGGAGGATATGGACCTCCTTCACAGTGAGCAGCGAACTCGCTTCAAACGCGAAGCCTTTCAGGAGCTCAGCGATGGCATGCTGGCTGCTATGCTTGCTAACTCGTATTTGTGGAACggcggcgtcagcagcagcagtggcaaaCGCGCAtcgacgcacacacgccgcgGGTCCTCGACAGCCGCGTTGCGCAACTTCAGCGGTGTCGCCGATAGCATCTTCTGTcactgcaacagcagcaacaacccCTTCCCCGCCCTCGCGAACCGCGGCTTTGCCACGGcgaacggcagcagcgccagcggtggtgtgcagcTGAATGCCTCGGCTGAAGTGACAACGGAGAAAACATTctcggtgctgcggcggctcaTCTTGTGCCTggcagtggaagaggagcgggCGTCGACGCAGCTGTACAGCGACACGGTGCAGCTTTGCAGTCAATTTTGCCACAACGCCTTGCTGAAGACCACCGCCCTGACGCGCGGTACCCGAGAagggctgcagcaggcggcagcggcgatcCTGTCTACTGGGTCGCCTGTCTCGCCATGGAAGATGGCCACAAGCAGTGGCAACCCTGACGGCAACACGGAGCTCTCTGGGAAGGACCTCGAGGTACTGCGCTCGCTGCAAGAAGCGCTGGAGCTGTCCATGACGGTTATGCTGATTATCGGGGCCTACGGCGAGGCCGTGGAGTACGCACTTCAGCGTGTGCACACGCTTTGCCTGCTGGAGGGGGACACAGACGCTCTCGTGaacgcggcgcagcgcgacTTGGCGGAAGCTTACTTCTTCTACGGCGActacgccaccgccgccacgatTGCCGAGGATGTCGTCATGCTCACGCGTCAGCTCTCCGACGACTCCCCCGACGCGTACGAGGTGGTTGAGGCAGAGCTCCTGTGCACCCTTGCCTGCGTCGCGGCCGGTAGGCAAGAGCGGCTCCGACATTACGTCGACAGCCTCGAGCTCAACATGCTTCCCATGGAGTGTAGCAGCGACAGTGCGGCGTGCGCGGCGCAGCCCCTGCTACAAGCGCAGTTGCGCCTTGTGCTGGTGTTAGCGAAGACGTACCTCGTGCGTAGCGGGTCGATCGGGGCCACGGCGGGTGTTCTTGCGTCCACCAAGACGGCCACAACAACAGGCAACGACAGCATAGGGCGGAAGAGTAGCACAGTCAGCACCACAGTGTCCGTCAGCACGGGCGATGTCGTCACGCTATTACGGGAAGCGGTGCGGCTTCTTCGAGGCAAAGGTGACCTACAAGAAATGGAGCAGAGCTGCTTCACGGTGCTCCCGAGCCAGGTACGGCCCCCCATCGCAGTCGACCGTGATGGCAGCGACGTTACAGCCAAGATGGTAGCGGCGCAGAAACGACTGCGGTGGCACTTACTCTACTTTGCcggtgcgcagctcctccagaaCGACCACGAGCAGGAGGGCATCGAGGTCATGGAAAGCACTGTAAAGGAGCTGGTCCTCGGTCAGCACCGCCACGCGGAGCGCAGTCAGCGCGCCAACCttgcggcggtgctgtgggTGGGACTTATGCTCGCGAAGAGTCGAATGCAGCCTGGGCATGTGACGGACATCATGCCCATGCTGAAGGAGATGTCAAACCGCGTTGTTCGTATCCGCGGCCCCCTACATCCGCTCGCTGCCAGGTCCCAACTGCTCTACGCCTACGTCGCGCACTGCGTAACCAATAGTCGGCAGAGCGTCAGCCTGGCCACACGCAGTTTGGCCGCCTTGGAGTGTGGAGTTGGTCCGCAGTCGTACGACCGGCTCATGGCTCACTATATAATTGGCACAATGGCCGAGGCGCAGCAACGCTGGCGACCCGCCATCGAGCACTTGAGCGCCGCATACGCCATTGCACAGACAAACCGCTTGGCCGAGGACGATTTGCTCTTAATGGACACTCAGTTCCTGGGGGCGCTTATGCTGTGCCCGTCGACGGCAGTGCTTGACCTCGACACAACCACACTTTGCGCGCACTCCGagaagcgcctgcagcacctgcgagAGCGCGTCGGGCCGCACAGCGAGCGACTCGTGGTGCCTCTGTGGAacgcggcggagctgctctaCTTACTGAAGGACGCGGAGAGCGCTATTGACTACCTCCAACAGGCTACGCGGCTGCTGGACCGCCGCGGCGTCCTGCTCGTGTCCGCCGATGTGCTGAAGCCAGCAGATGTGGTTATGCTGGAGCAACAAGAAGCGGTGTGTAGTGGTGCTGGTAAAGAAGATCGTGGTGAAAGTTGCGCTGCGCAGGCCGCCAGGGCCCGCGAGCGTGGCGAGCACctcgtggcgcagcgcaacgcTCTCATCCAGACATCCTTCGACGCCGTCTCGCAATCCTTGCAGCTTGCCACAACGCTGTTCATGTGGGCAGCCATGCTTGAGTCACAGGGCCGCATGACCGAGGCTCGAGAGAAATACGGTCAGTCACTCGCCCTCTACGAGGCTTCCCACCTCGGTAACAACTCGCTCGCGGCAGTGCATATCATGGAGGCACTGTCTAAGCTGCTCTATACCGCCGGTGCGTGTGGCGATGCCCTGATGTGGGCACGCAAGGCAGAGGAGTTGCTGCACAGACACTACCCGAGAGAATGGGCGCTGGAGcacgcggcagcgcagaagaTTGTGGACGCCACTGAGCATCGCCTGcttgtggaggagggcacATACGTGGTACAGAGCGGGCTACCCACTCACAGCGAGTTTGTGGAGCTCCTCTGA
- a CDS encoding hypothetical protein (TriTrypDB/GeneDB-style sysID: LpmP.25.1760): protein MAQRQRRCFSSASRATTAHSTDTGKGNYFQFFQIPKHPNLDVAALQKKYHHIQRLVHPDQQQVQAREQQAEGADVPPVTAASPPPFACLSGAAKSSVDISTYANAAYETLRTPYLRCRYLSRLVKAEEVKGGPLSAAEEEELLVEDDRRTMKAREVRPDTPMSDDFLMEMLSVNELIFAGDSSDEDVRRQWSVLHFDLEDRAVGYFKDAVKSWNDGDMGAFHHIVQEWTYVSTALGNLKERMLE, encoded by the coding sequence atggcgcagcggcagcgccggtgcttctcctctgcctcccgcGCGACGACTGCGCACAGCACTGATACGGGAAAGGGTAACTACTTTCAATTCTTCCAGATTCCCAAGCACCCCAACCtcgacgtggcggcgctgcagaagaagTACCATCACATCCAGCGCCTCGTGCACCCCgaccagcagcaggtgcaggcgCGGGAACAGCAAGCAGAGGGGGCCGATGTGCCGCCCGTGACCGCGGCATCCCCACCGCCGTTCGCTTGCCTCTCCGGCGCAGCGAAGAGCAGCGTCGATATCTCCACGTACGCCAACGCTGCGTACGAGACACTGCGGACGCCGTAcctgcgctgccgctaccTCTCTCGCCTCGTGAAGGCGGAAGAAGTCAAAGGTGGCCCGCTCagcgcagcggaggaggaggagctgctggtcGAGGACGACCGACGCACCATGAAGGCGCGTGAGGTGCGACCCGATACCCCCATGAGCGACGACTTCCTCATGGAGATGCTGTCTGTTAATGAGTTGATCTTTGCTGGCGACTCGTCAGACGAGGATGTGCGCCGGCAGTGGTCTGTTCTGCACTTCGACCTCGAGGACCGCGCCGTTGGCTACTTCAAGGACGCCGTCAAGAGCTGGAATGACGGCGATATGGGCGCCTTTCATCACATCGTGCAGGAGTGGACGTACGTGTCCACTGCGCTGGGCAATCTGAAGGAGCGTATGCTTGAGTAG
- a CDS encoding hypothetical protein (TriTrypDB/GeneDB-style sysID: LpmP.25.1770) produces the protein MTATAGLPSLQASPPLHRGCRRLTHLHVAYNHIRDIASDTDISRLSLLEHLSLAHNQLTDLDKVLRALKRLRRLHFLDLRGNPVTGETRYRERCVVALPQVEVLDCQSVTPKEREAAAAPARWHQRTHEEDHPCSTAAGTATTASRMRPHTSPICVNAVKTAGDLFAKSLTTRDLERNYVAHLRRQRQAQEAAAQRTSDAWRQQEETWESFHAVWTLSQPGMPLSADGWQRVQIAAAASSDSAEGDGERSETQSSLFSTPNLRLPASRSAGASAVTSPLHAARKQATAPSVSPVTTTTTAAATPTHVSGGSGTVVLSVTIDVPLDRPLFPSSSETAVTPESSSPQAAAAAAAAASTKSDPLSLVATATPLLPSLYDSAYFRTLRGGSATSRTDTVPLLPAGTSPPAVSSLLPVEGPSSDRLATLQRTLQASAHVVRVAAARQSPLGTLKKPAAAATAMASSSERALSGRRNVAPSSSPLTAAIATSVPVELSTLRTIQETKYAVIPPPWEGASEHAAVSPGTTGALKATPHCIGVISAATTHQEALTEILVLLHDVYSLNELQMLEGEYGGAELLRLLPLREWSVRGADNGTGEARSTTVAAKQAMSSLSRPGNPGSGGGGSGRGPASQHDRKRFAAAKGIVHRGSAGAGSAGAAAARGGNADAAGGVPTATAAVAAARAALPSDPQQVWQLLTGPYIVAGTAGGESPGAAVTLGKSSGSATNSASPAEATSRSNAEVGPNASSGATAATAPLTSLQDPEVVRHLVRPIGPYASHVLGPLLTLLRAPVAEENVQPMCDALAAHHTVDERVVVAAAMAAPISRSTTAEPQPRSVSAGPRSKKELVLVTEDSGSAQVKSKRPARGAALTSFPDAVASASRSPVPSAMDPQTRTSTKAAQVLLQQSVPPQLTLTAVLTSLLFSPAFVRSRVAYLEEKLTRLVSATAATSVITAADHADQKSGLTFADRTSHSGKGNGAATTLARLFHRVQAVKMHAARIEAALAVAGPSSRMNDTSLLLDPTQVLTTYTGHH, from the coding sequence ATGACTGCCACCGCTGggcttccctctctccaggCCTCGCCTCCCCTTCACCGCGGATGTCGCCGGCTGACTCATCTCCACGTCGCGTACAATCACATTCGCGACATTGCGAGCGACACTGACATCTcgcgcctctcccttctcgagCACCTGTCGCTGGCGCACAATCAGCTGACAGATCTCGACAAGGTGCTGCGTGCACTGAAACGGCTGCGACGTCTTCACTTTCTGGACCTGCGCGGCAACCCAGTTACGGGGGAGACGCGATACCGCGAGCGATGCGTGGTGGCACTTCCCCAGGTGGAGGTGCTTGATTGCCAGTCTGTCACACCGAAAgagcgcgaggcggcagcggcaccggcgcggTGGCACCAGCGCACACATGAGGAGGACCATccgtgcagcaccgccgctggtACGGCTACTACAGCGAGTAGGATGCGGCCACATACATCGCCGATCTGCGTGAATGCGGTGAAAACGGCGGGTGATCTCTTCGCCAAGTCGCTCACAACAAGGGACTTGGAGCGAAACTATGTGGCGCACCTTCGCCGACAGCGGCAAGCAcaggaagcggcagcgcagagaaCCTCTGATGCCTGGCGCCAGCAAGAGGAGACGTGGGAGTCATTTCACGCTGTCTGGACCCTCTCACAGCCTGGCATGCCGCTTTCCGCTGATGGCTGGCAACGGGTACAAatagcagcggcagcgtcgtcggATAGTGCTGAAGGAGATGGGGAAAGGTCGGAGACGCAgagctccctcttctccaccccgAACCTTCGGCTGCCGGCATCCCGCTCCGCTGGTGCATCAGCCGTGACATCGCCGCTGCATGCGGCCCGCAAGCAGGCCACAGCTCCGTCCGTCTCCCCTGTaacgaccaccaccacggcagcagcgacgccgacaCACGTgagtggtggcagcggcacagtGGTGCTGAGCGTGACAATCGACGTGCCGCTTGACcgtcccctcttcccctcgtCTTCAGAGACGGCTGTCACGCCCGAGTCATCCAGCCCTcaggccgcagcagcagcagcagcagcagcatccacCAAATCAGACCCCCTCTCCCTAGTCGCCACCGCTACGCCACTGTTGCCCTCGCTATACGATAGTGCGTATTTCCGCACCCTCCGAGGTGGCTCTGCGACATCGCGCACGGACACTGTGCCGCTCCTGCCGGCCGGCACCTCTCCGCCTGCAGtgagctcgctgctgcctgtggAGGGGCCGTCGTCTGATCGACTCGCCACGCTACAACGTACACTGCAGGCCTCCGCTCACGTTGTCCgcgtcgcagccgcacgGCAGAGCCCTCTGGGGACACTGAAgaagccagcagcagcagcaacagccatGGCCTCTTCGTCGGAGCGTGCGTTGTCAGGGCGACGTAATGTGGCACCATCGTCGTCACCGCTCACTGCCGCTATTGCGACCAGCGTTCCTGTTGAGCTCAGCACTTTGCGTACCATTCAGGAGACCAAGTATGCCGTCATTCCGCCGCCGTGGGAAGGCGCGAGCGAGCACGCTGCGGTTTCACCAGGTACCACCGGAGCCTTAAAAGCGACCCCCCATTGCATCGGTGTGATCTCGGCTGCCACAACTCACCAGGAAGCGCTCACAGAGATCCTGGTGCTTCTGCACGACGTCTACTCCCTGAACGAGCTCCAGATGCTGGAGGGCGAGTATGGTGGGGCCGAGCTActgcgtctgctgccgctgcgcgagTGGTCCGTCCGCGGGGCCGACAACGGAACTGGGGAAGCCCGAAGCACCACCGTGGCGGCGAAGCAGGCCATGTCATCTTTGTCGCGCCCCGGCAACCCtggaagcggcggtggcggcagtggccgcgGTCCTGCCTCCCAGCATGATCGAAAACGCTTCGCTGCGGCCAAGGGCATCGTACACAGAGGCAGTGCGGGGGCCGGCTcagcaggtgcagcggcCGCACGTGGTGGtaacgccgacgccgccggaGGTGTGCCAACGGCAACCGCTGCCGTGGCCGCTGcgcgagcggcgctgcctaGTGACCCGCAGCAGGTGTGGCAGCTCCTCACAGGTCCCTACATCGTCGCAGGGACGGCGGGTGGAGAAAGTCCCGGAGCCGCAGTCACCCTTgggaagagcagcggcagcgccaccaacTCGGCGTCCCCTGCGGAGGCCACAAGCCGCAGCAACGCAGAAGTTGGACCCAACGCATCCTCTGGTGCTACCGCCGCAACCGCCCCTCTGACTTCCCTGCAGGACCCAGAAGTGGTACGACATCTTGTGCGTCCAATCGGCCCTTACGCATCGCACGTGCTGGGACCGCTACTGACGCTCCTGCGGGCGCCTGTGGCTGAGGAGAACGTGCAGCCGATGTGCGACGCTCTTGCGGCACACCACACCGTGGACGAGAGAGTCGTTGTAGCGGCAGCCATGGCGGCGCCCATTTCGAGgagcaccaccgcagagCCCCAGCCTCGCTCCGTCAGTGCGGGACCCAGGAGCAAGAAGGAGTTGGTCCTGGTGACAGAAGATAGTGGCAGCGCTCAGGTGAAGAGCAAGAGGCCAGCCAGGGGTGCAGCGTTGACCTCCTTCCCCGACGCCGTGGCTTCCGCATCTCGGTCGCCTGTACCCTCTGCCATGGACCCCCAAACGCGCACTTCCACAAAAGCCGCGCaggtgctcctgcagcagtccGTCCCTCCACAACTTACCCTCACCGCGGTGCTGACctcacttctcttctccccggCGTTTGTGCGCTCCCGCGTCGCCTACCTGGAGGAAAAGCTAACGCGCTTAGTctcagcgacggcggccacTAGCGTCATAACCGCTGCCGACCATGCAGACCAGAAGAGCGGCCTCACATTCGCTGACAGAACCTCCCATTCCGGGAAGGGCAACGGTGCTGCGACAACGCTAGCCCGTCTCTTTCACCGCGTGCAGGCAGTTAAGATGCATGCTGCGCGCATTGAGGCCgcactggcggtggcgggccCATCCTCGAGAATGAACGACACATCGCTTCTCCTTGACCCTACACAGGTCCTAACCACCTACACTGGCCACCATTAG
- a CDS encoding hypothetical protein (TriTrypDB/GeneDB-style sysID: LpmP.25.1780) — translation MLSQYLRKRVSVVTVDGRNLVGVLHAADQLLNIVLTSCVERTGAPYDFNDGVPGENNGVVDEGTSTAGSSGNTARGALPPMEEVQLGVMMVRGSDVVTIAAIDVYEEAGTNIKDWRGRDMPPAAAAVRQR, via the coding sequence ATGCTCTCCCAATACCTGCGTAAGCGCGTCTCCGTGGTGACGGTAGATGGTCGCAATCTCGTCGGCGTACTACACGCAGCAGATCAGCTACTGAACATCGTACTCACATCCTGCGTCGAGCGCACTGGCGCGCCGTACGACTTCAACGATGGCGTGCCCGGAGAAAACAACGGTGTAGTCGATGAAGGTACCTCCACGgctggcagcagtggtaaCACCGCACGCGGTGCACTGCCACCCATGGAAGAGGTGCAACTCGGTGTGATGATGGTGCGCGGCTCCGACGTCGTCACGATCGCTGCCATCGACGTGTACGAGGAAGCTGGCACAAATATAAAGGATTGGCGCGGACGGGATatgccacctgctgctgctgcagtaaGGCAGAGATAA
- a CDS encoding pyruvate dehydrogenase E1 beta subunit, putative (TriTrypDB/GeneDB-style sysID: LpmP.25.1790), producing the protein MRRFASRAVFSAPAAMATRCATTSMTVRDAIQSALDEELARDDKVFVIGEEVAQYQGAYKVTKGLSDKYGKDRIIDMPITEHGFTGMAVGAALGGMRPVCEFMTFNFAMQAIDQIVNSAAKSLYMSGGQMKCPIVFRGPNGASAGVGAQHSQCFGPWYASVPGLKVIAPYNCEDARGMIKAAIRDDNAVVVLEHELLYGESFPVTDVAADKNFVIPFGKAKIEREGKDITLIGFSRGVELCLKTAEKLAAEGVQAEVINLRSLRPLDRETIFKSIKKTHRAVTVDESFPVCNIGAEICACVMESDTFDYLDAPIERVSCADCPTPYSKEIEMASQPQVADVMAAAKRVLS; encoded by the coding sequence ATGCGCCGCTTTGCCTCCCGAGCTGTCTTCTCCGCGCCTGCCGCCATGGCAActcgctgcgccacgacAAGCATGACGGTGCGCGATGCAATTCAGTCGGCCCTCGACGAGGAGCTCGCCCGCGACGACAAGGTCTTCGTGATTGGTGAGGAGGTCGCCCAGTACCAGGGTGCGTACAAGGTAACCAAAGGCCTCTCAGACAAGTACGGCAAGGACCGCATCATCGACATGCCCATCACGGAGCACGGCTTCACTGGCATGgccgttggtgctgctctcgGTGGTATGCGCCCGGTGTGCGAGTTCATGACCTTCAACTTCGCCATGCAGGCTATCGACCAAATTGTGAACTCAGCCGCCAAGAGCTTGTACATGTCTGGCGGCCAAATGAAGTGCCCCATAGTCTTCCGTGGCCCCAACGGTGCGTCGGCTGGCGTAGGTGCCCAGCATAGCCAGTGCTTCGGTCCGTGGTACGCGTCCGTGCCCGGCCTGAAGGTAATTGCGCCGTACAACTGCGAAGACGCCCGCGGCATGATCAAGGCGGCCATCCGCGACGACaatgctgtggtggtgctcgagCATGAGCTTCTGTACGGCGAGTCCTTCCCCGTCACGGACGTAGCAGCTGACAAGAACTTTGTGATCCCGTTCGGCAAGGCAAAGATTGAGCGGGAGGGCAAGGACATCACCCTCATCGGCTTCTCTCGCGGTGTGGAGCTGTGTCTGAAGACGGCTGAGAAGCTCGCCGCAGAGGGCGTGCAGGCGGAGGTGATCAACCTTCGCTCCCTGCGGCCGCTCGACCGGGAGACCATCTTCAAGTCCATCAAGAAGACACACCGCGCCGTGACGGTCGATGAGTCCTTCCCTGTGTGCAACATTGGTGCTGAGATCTGCGCCTGTGTCATGGAAAGCGATACGTTCGACTACCTCGATGCCCCGATCGAGCGTGTGTCGTGTGCCGACTGCCCGACGCCGTACAGCAAGGAAATCGAGATGGCCTCGCAACCGCAGGTGGCCGACGTCATGGCCGCTGCCAAGCGCGTTCTCAGCTAA